The proteins below come from a single Gordonia pseudamarae genomic window:
- a CDS encoding P-II family nitrogen regulator, translating to MKLITAIVKPFTLEDVKAGLEQAGILGMTVSEVQGYGRQKGHTEVYRGAEYSVDFVPKVRVEVVVDDAAVDKVVDVIVEAARTGKIGDGKVWVSPVDSVVRVRTGERGTDAL from the coding sequence ATGAAGCTGATCACTGCCATCGTCAAGCCGTTCACACTCGAAGACGTGAAGGCGGGACTCGAACAGGCCGGCATCCTCGGGATGACCGTGAGCGAGGTCCAGGGCTACGGCCGCCAAAAGGGCCACACCGAGGTCTATCGGGGGGCTGAGTACTCCGTCGACTTCGTGCCCAAGGTCCGGGTCGAGGTCGTCGTCGACGACGCAGCCGTGGACAAGGTCGTCGACGTGATCGTCGAGGCCGCCCGCACCGGCAAGATCGGTGACGGCAAGGTGTGGGTCTCCCCGGTCGACTCGGTGGTCCGGGTCCGCACCGGTGAGCGCGGGACCGACGCCCTGTAG
- the ftsY gene encoding signal recognition particle-docking protein FtsY: protein MNTGLVIGIVVAVLLIVALIGLGTVMARRRQISLTDDTSGTGQVEGTPDGTQRQVDRSGGYKAGSGFSFSQGATGLAEPPAPAGTPAPTEPVRPLGERTDVDGQPGVGDDAAVPRDADKRTVRDVSLPDIAEPATETPAESEVVEPEVVEPEVVVEPEVLEPEVAEPEVVVEPEVAAEPVVEPEVTEESAATDTDVEAATDAAPPVPSTVEPEAPAESAATPAPEVAEPRHRAPEPAAVPEVAAPAVPDTAEQATLTPAIDEIAPTAGRLGKLRGRLSRSQGAIGKSMLGLLGAGDLDEDSWEEIEDTLIMADLGTASTTAVVEKLRTELASNPVRSADDARALLRKVLIEQLHPEYDRSIRALPHADRPSVMLVVGVNGTGKTTTTGKLARVLVADGRRVLLGAADTFRAAAADQLQTWGERVGAQIVRGKENADPASVAFDAVAKGIEDGVDVVMIDTAGRLHTKTGLMDELDKVKRVVEKKAPVDEVILVLDATVGQNGLVQARVFADVVKITGVALTKLDGTAKGGIVFHVQEELGVPVKLVGLGEGADDLAPFEPGAFVDALL, encoded by the coding sequence AGATCTCGCTCACCGACGACACATCGGGGACCGGACAGGTCGAGGGCACACCCGACGGCACCCAAAGACAGGTCGACAGATCCGGCGGGTACAAGGCCGGATCGGGATTCAGCTTCAGTCAGGGCGCGACGGGTCTGGCCGAACCGCCCGCTCCCGCCGGAACGCCCGCACCCACCGAGCCGGTCAGGCCGCTGGGGGAGCGTACCGACGTCGACGGCCAGCCGGGCGTCGGTGATGACGCGGCGGTCCCGCGCGATGCGGACAAGCGCACCGTCCGCGATGTGTCGCTACCAGACATAGCCGAACCCGCCACGGAGACGCCCGCCGAGTCCGAGGTTGTCGAACCCGAGGTTGTCGAACCCGAGGTCGTCGTTGAACCGGAGGTCCTCGAACCCGAGGTCGCCGAACCCGAGGTCGTCGTTGAACCGGAGGTCGCGGCCGAACCTGTCGTCGAACCGGAGGTGACGGAGGAATCGGCCGCGACCGACACCGACGTCGAGGCCGCCACCGACGCCGCGCCGCCGGTACCGTCCACCGTCGAACCCGAGGCGCCCGCCGAGTCCGCCGCCACGCCCGCACCCGAGGTGGCCGAGCCCCGGCACCGTGCCCCCGAGCCTGCTGCGGTGCCCGAGGTCGCGGCACCAGCGGTGCCCGACACCGCGGAACAGGCCACGCTCACCCCCGCCATCGACGAGATCGCCCCGACGGCAGGACGGCTGGGCAAACTGCGCGGGCGCCTGTCCCGCTCGCAGGGCGCCATCGGCAAATCGATGCTCGGCCTGCTCGGCGCCGGTGATCTGGACGAGGACAGCTGGGAGGAGATCGAGGACACGCTGATCATGGCCGACCTCGGAACCGCCTCCACCACAGCCGTCGTGGAGAAGCTGCGCACCGAACTGGCCAGTAACCCCGTCCGCAGCGCCGACGACGCCCGCGCACTGCTGCGCAAGGTGCTCATCGAGCAACTGCATCCCGAGTACGACCGGTCGATCCGGGCGTTGCCGCATGCCGACCGGCCGTCGGTGATGCTGGTCGTCGGCGTCAATGGCACCGGCAAGACCACCACCACCGGCAAGCTGGCCCGCGTCCTGGTCGCCGACGGCAGGCGGGTCCTGCTCGGCGCCGCCGACACCTTCCGCGCGGCCGCCGCCGATCAGTTACAGACCTGGGGTGAACGCGTCGGCGCCCAGATCGTGCGCGGCAAGGAGAACGCCGATCCCGCGTCGGTGGCCTTCGACGCCGTGGCCAAGGGCATCGAGGACGGCGTCGATGTGGTGATGATCGACACCGCGGGCCGGCTGCACACCAAGACCGGTCTGATGGACGAACTCGACAAGGTCAAACGTGTCGTGGAGAAAAAGGCTCCGGTGGACGAGGTGATCCTGGTGCTCGACGCGACCGTCGGGCAGAACGGTCTGGTGCAGGCCCGGGTGTTCGCCGACGTCGTCAAGATCACCGGGGTGGCACTGACCAAGCTGGACGGCACCGCCAAGGGCGGAATCGTCTTCCACGTCCAGGAGGAGCTGGGTGTTCCGGTCAAGCTCGTCGGCCTCGGCGAAGGGGCCGACGATCTGGCGCCGTTCGAGCCGGGGGCGTTCGTCGACGCATTGCTGTGA
- the rpsP gene encoding 30S ribosomal protein S16 codes for MAVKIKLTRLGKIRNPQYRIVVADARTRRDGRVIETIGKYHPKEEPSLIEVDSERAQYWLGVGAQPTDPVQAILKVTGDWQKFKGLPGAEGTLKTAAPKPSKLDLFNAALAAADSAPVAEATTPKKKAAKKDADEAAPEAGA; via the coding sequence ATGGCTGTCAAAATCAAGCTCACCCGTCTCGGCAAGATCCGCAACCCGCAGTACCGCATCGTCGTCGCCGACGCGCGTACCCGTCGTGACGGTCGTGTCATCGAGACCATCGGCAAGTACCACCCGAAGGAAGAGCCCAGCCTGATCGAGGTCGACTCGGAGCGGGCGCAGTACTGGCTCGGCGTGGGTGCACAGCCCACCGATCCGGTTCAGGCCATCCTCAAGGTCACCGGCGACTGGCAGAAGTTCAAGGGCCTGCCGGGCGCCGAGGGCACCCTGAAGACCGCCGCTCCCAAGCCGTCCAAGCTTGACCTGTTCAACGCCGCCCTCGCCGCCGCCGACAGCGCGCCCGTCGCCGAGGCCACCACGCCGAAGAAGAAGGCCGCCAAGAAGGACGCCGACGAGGCTGCTCCCGAGGCCGGCGCGTGA
- the ffh gene encoding signal recognition particle protein gives MFDSLSDRLTGALKDLRGKGKLSDADIDRTAREIRLALLEADVSLPVVRGFIAGIKQRAKGAEVSGALNPAQQVVKIVNEELIEILGGETRRVQFAKKPPTIIMLAGLQGAGKTTLAGKLGNWLKQQGHTPLLVACDLQRPGAVSQLQIVGERAGVPVFAPHPGTGIGGENLPAENGWVPLGVSSGDPVAVARAGIDEAVAQHYDVVVIDTAGRLGIDEELMRQAADIREATNPDEVLFVVDAMIGQDAVSTAESFQAGVGFTGVVLTKLDGDARGGAALSVRQVTGRPIMFASSGEKLEDFDVFHPDRMASRILGMGDVLSLIEQAEQHWDQQQAEEAAAKITQGELTLEDFLEQMLMIRKMGPIGNILGMLPGAGQMKDALAQVDDKQLDRVQAIIRGMTPAERENPKIINASRRLRIANGSGVTVSEVNQLVDRFFEARKMMAQMSGRMGFGPAGRRNARKGKGKGKKGKGRGPTPPKVRGGFPGMPGMGGMPAGFPDLSDMPAGLNELPPGLEGIDISQFQQPRKRGN, from the coding sequence ATGTTCGATTCCCTCTCCGACCGGTTGACCGGTGCCCTGAAGGATCTGCGCGGCAAGGGCAAGCTGTCCGATGCCGATATCGACAGAACCGCCCGCGAGATCCGCCTGGCGCTGCTGGAGGCCGACGTCTCGCTGCCGGTGGTGCGCGGATTCATCGCCGGCATCAAACAGCGCGCCAAGGGCGCCGAGGTGTCGGGCGCGCTCAACCCGGCCCAGCAGGTCGTCAAGATCGTCAACGAGGAACTCATCGAGATCCTTGGCGGCGAGACGCGGCGGGTGCAGTTCGCCAAGAAGCCGCCGACGATCATTATGCTCGCCGGTCTGCAGGGTGCCGGTAAGACGACGCTGGCCGGCAAGCTCGGCAACTGGCTCAAGCAGCAGGGCCACACCCCGCTGCTGGTGGCCTGTGACCTGCAGCGACCCGGGGCGGTCTCGCAGCTGCAGATCGTCGGCGAGCGGGCCGGTGTGCCGGTGTTCGCGCCGCACCCGGGGACCGGGATCGGCGGCGAGAACCTGCCCGCCGAGAACGGGTGGGTGCCGCTCGGCGTGAGCTCGGGTGACCCGGTGGCGGTGGCCAGGGCCGGTATCGACGAGGCCGTGGCGCAGCACTACGACGTGGTCGTGATCGACACCGCCGGACGCCTCGGCATCGACGAGGAACTGATGCGGCAGGCCGCCGACATCCGCGAGGCCACCAACCCCGACGAAGTACTGTTCGTCGTCGACGCGATGATCGGTCAGGACGCGGTCTCCACCGCCGAGTCATTCCAGGCCGGTGTGGGCTTCACCGGCGTGGTGCTCACCAAACTCGACGGCGACGCCCGCGGTGGTGCGGCGCTGTCGGTGCGTCAGGTGACCGGTCGGCCCATCATGTTCGCCTCCTCCGGCGAGAAGCTGGAAGACTTCGACGTCTTCCATCCCGACCGGATGGCCAGCCGGATCTTGGGGATGGGCGATGTGCTCAGCCTCATCGAGCAGGCCGAACAGCATTGGGATCAGCAGCAGGCCGAGGAGGCCGCCGCCAAGATCACCCAGGGCGAGCTGACCCTGGAAGACTTCCTCGAGCAGATGCTGATGATCCGGAAGATGGGCCCCATCGGCAATATTCTCGGGATGCTGCCCGGTGCCGGGCAGATGAAGGACGCGCTGGCCCAGGTCGACGACAAGCAGCTCGACCGGGTGCAGGCCATCATCCGCGGCATGACACCGGCCGAACGGGAGAACCCGAAGATCATCAACGCCTCCCGCCGGTTGCGGATCGCCAACGGTTCGGGTGTGACGGTGAGCGAGGTCAACCAGCTCGTCGACCGGTTCTTCGAGGCACGCAAGATGATGGCGCAGATGTCCGGGCGGATGGGCTTCGGCCCGGCCGGGCGGCGCAACGCCCGCAAGGGCAAGGGCAAAGGCAAGAAGGGCAAGGGGCGCGGACCGACTCCGCCGAAGGTGCGCGGAGGCTTCCCCGGGATGCCCGGCATGGGCGGCATGCCCGCCGGTTTCCCGGATCTGTCCGACATGCCGGCCGGTCTCAACGAGCTCCCGCCGGGACTGGAGGGCATCGACATCTCGCAGTTCCAGCAGCCGAGGAAGCGCGGCAACTAG
- the rimM gene encoding ribosome maturation factor RimM (Essential for efficient processing of 16S rRNA) yields MDLVIGRVVKAHGIRGELVVEVRTDDPGTRFARGEVLRGQAPRGGGERPFTVTAARNHSGRLLLSLAEVDDRSAADALRGTLFVIDAADVDSGDDPDEFYDHELEGLTVTTVAGESVGVVSSVLHLPANDILAVTTADGRELLVPFVREIVPEVTRDGGVVIDPPDGLFDQ; encoded by the coding sequence ATGGATCTGGTCATCGGCCGAGTGGTCAAGGCGCACGGTATCCGCGGCGAACTCGTCGTCGAGGTGCGCACCGATGATCCCGGCACCCGATTCGCGCGGGGCGAGGTCCTGCGCGGTCAGGCGCCGCGCGGAGGTGGGGAACGTCCGTTCACGGTAACGGCCGCCCGGAATCATTCCGGGCGGCTGTTGCTGTCTCTCGCCGAGGTCGACGACCGCTCCGCCGCCGACGCGCTGCGCGGAACGCTGTTCGTCATCGACGCCGCCGATGTCGATTCGGGCGACGACCCGGACGAATTCTACGATCACGAACTCGAAGGTCTGACCGTCACGACGGTCGCGGGCGAGTCCGTGGGCGTGGTGTCGTCGGTGCTGCATCTGCCCGCCAACGACATTCTCGCCGTCACCACGGCGGACGGGCGCGAGCTGCTGGTCCCGTTTGTGCGTGAGATCGTGCCCGAGGTCACCCGCGACGGCGGTGTGGTGATCGATCCGCCCGACGGTCTGTTCGACCAGTGA
- a CDS encoding ammonium transporter, translating to MVLALPTESFGTFDTGDTAWILTSAALVLLMTPGLAFFYGGLSRGKSVLNMMMMSFGSLATVSVVYVLWGFSMAFSNGITGDDDILGIFANPFSLFGSDQLTNTIQQGEDTLVVTGGNSIPSIVFLGFQLTFAVITVALISGSLAERVKFSTWLVFTVVWTTIVYFPLSHMVWGGGIMSDAESSFASWIWGTVDGAAKVAPVDFAGGTVVHINAGMAGLVLAIIVGKRAGFGRTAYRPHNIPFVMLGAALLWFGWFGFNVGSELAADMTAGLVWVNTTAATAAAILGWMTVELIRDKHATSVGAASGIVAGLVAITPACGSLTPVGSLILGAVAGALAALAIGLKNKFGYDDSLDVVGVHLVAGLWGTVGIGLLAKGDGLFWGGDGKLLIVQIVIALFALVFTGVLTAAIAYALKPLGWRVSDEDEKVGIDQAEHVETAYESA from the coding sequence GTGGTTCTCGCGCTGCCAACAGAATCGTTTGGCACATTCGACACTGGCGACACGGCGTGGATTCTCACCTCCGCGGCTCTCGTGTTGCTGATGACCCCGGGCTTGGCCTTTTTCTACGGAGGCCTGTCCCGCGGCAAGTCCGTTCTGAACATGATGATGATGTCGTTCGGCTCGCTGGCGACCGTGAGCGTCGTGTACGTGCTGTGGGGCTTCTCGATGGCCTTCAGCAACGGCATCACCGGTGACGATGACATTCTCGGCATCTTCGCCAATCCGTTCTCACTGTTCGGCTCTGATCAGCTCACCAACACCATCCAGCAGGGCGAGGACACCCTGGTGGTCACCGGTGGCAACTCCATCCCGTCGATCGTATTCCTGGGCTTCCAGCTCACCTTCGCCGTGATCACCGTCGCGCTGATCTCCGGATCGCTCGCCGAACGCGTCAAGTTCTCCACCTGGCTGGTGTTCACCGTGGTGTGGACGACCATCGTGTACTTCCCGCTCTCCCACATGGTGTGGGGCGGCGGCATCATGTCCGACGCCGAGAGCAGCTTCGCGTCGTGGATCTGGGGCACCGTGGACGGGGCCGCGAAGGTCGCACCTGTCGACTTCGCCGGTGGCACCGTGGTTCACATCAACGCCGGTATGGCCGGCCTGGTCCTGGCGATCATCGTGGGCAAGCGCGCCGGATTCGGCCGCACCGCTTACCGTCCGCACAACATCCCGTTCGTCATGCTCGGTGCCGCTCTCCTGTGGTTCGGCTGGTTCGGCTTCAACGTGGGTTCTGAACTCGCCGCCGACATGACCGCCGGCTTGGTCTGGGTCAACACCACCGCCGCCACCGCCGCCGCGATCCTCGGCTGGATGACCGTGGAATTGATTCGCGACAAGCACGCCACCAGCGTCGGCGCGGCATCGGGCATCGTCGCAGGTCTTGTCGCGATCACCCCGGCCTGCGGTTCGCTGACCCCGGTCGGTTCGCTGATTCTCGGTGCCGTGGCCGGTGCGCTCGCCGCCCTCGCGATCGGTCTCAAGAACAAGTTCGGCTACGACGATTCGCTCGACGTCGTCGGCGTGCACCTGGTCGCCGGCCTGTGGGGCACTGTCGGTATCGGCCTGCTGGCCAAGGGCGACGGCCTGTTCTGGGGCGGCGACGGAAAGCTCCTCATCGTGCAGATCGTGATCGCGCTCTTCGCCCTCGTGTTCACCGGTGTTCTCACCGCAGCCATCGCCTACGCCCTCAAGCCGCTCGGCTGGCGCGTCAGTGACGAGGACGAGAAGGTGGGCATCGATCAGGCCGAACACGTGGAGACCGCCTATGAATCAGCGTGA
- a CDS encoding amidohydrolase family protein: MTKGALRFRGTDPFTEQSLELWVVDGRITYEPVASAETAIDGGWIIPGLVDAHNHVGIAPGLGVTIEQARQAAYADARAGALLIREVGSPLDTHPLDDDPLCPRFIRSGRHIARPKRYLRGYGVDLVAPDELPAEVARQAAAGDGWVKIVGDWIDRETGDLAPLWDRSTLEAAVTAGHEAGARITAHVFGTDALGDIIGAGFDCIEHGTGLTGDLIDQLVERSIALVPTVIQVENFPGIADGADRYPVYQANMRALHAGAGDVFAAAREAGVRMFTGTDAGGFITHGRIVDEIEALAALGWRPMEALAAASTDARAWLGADALGEGERADFLVVADDPREHVAAVRAPAAIMCSGVRIR; encoded by the coding sequence ATGACCAAGGGCGCGTTGCGATTTCGAGGTACCGATCCGTTCACCGAGCAGTCGTTGGAGCTGTGGGTGGTCGACGGACGGATCACCTACGAACCGGTGGCGTCGGCCGAGACCGCGATCGACGGCGGGTGGATCATCCCGGGACTGGTCGACGCGCATAACCACGTCGGGATCGCCCCCGGGCTCGGGGTCACCATCGAGCAGGCCCGGCAGGCCGCCTATGCCGACGCGCGGGCGGGCGCCCTGCTGATCCGCGAGGTCGGGTCACCGTTGGACACCCATCCGCTCGACGATGATCCGCTGTGCCCGCGATTCATCCGGTCGGGCAGGCACATCGCCCGACCCAAGAGGTATCTGCGCGGGTACGGCGTCGATCTGGTGGCCCCGGACGAACTGCCCGCCGAGGTGGCCCGGCAGGCCGCGGCCGGCGACGGCTGGGTCAAGATCGTCGGCGACTGGATCGACCGCGAGACCGGCGACCTCGCTCCGCTGTGGGACCGGTCCACCCTGGAGGCGGCGGTGACCGCCGGGCACGAGGCGGGCGCCCGGATCACCGCGCATGTGTTCGGCACCGACGCGCTCGGTGACATCATCGGCGCCGGATTCGACTGCATCGAACACGGCACCGGGCTGACCGGTGACCTGATCGACCAACTGGTCGAGAGGTCGATAGCGCTGGTGCCCACGGTGATTCAGGTGGAGAATTTTCCCGGGATCGCCGACGGCGCCGACCGGTACCCGGTCTATCAGGCCAACATGCGCGCGCTGCACGCAGGTGCCGGCGACGTCTTCGCCGCCGCACGGGAGGCCGGGGTGCGGATGTTCACCGGTACCGACGCCGGCGGCTTCATCACGCACGGGCGGATCGTCGATGAGATCGAGGCGCTCGCGGCCCTGGGCTGGCGTCCGATGGAAGCGCTGGCCGCCGCCAGTACCGATGCCCGCGCGTGGCTGGGTGCCGACGCGCTGGGGGAGGGCGAACGCGCCGACTTCCTGGTCGTGGCCGATGATCCGCGCGAACACGTCGCCGCAGTGCGAGCGCCCGCGGCCATCATGTGCTCCGGCGTGCGCATCAGGTGA
- a CDS encoding RNA-binding protein yields MSAVVADAVEHLVRGIVANPDDVRVDLVTGRRGRLVEVQVNPEDLGKVIGRNGRTATALRTLVAGIGGRGIRVDIVDTDR; encoded by the coding sequence GTGAGTGCTGTCGTCGCCGACGCGGTCGAACATCTCGTTCGCGGAATCGTCGCCAACCCCGATGACGTGCGTGTCGACCTGGTGACCGGCCGCCGCGGCCGTCTGGTCGAGGTGCAGGTCAACCCGGAGGATCTCGGCAAGGTCATCGGCCGTAACGGCCGCACGGCCACCGCGCTGCGCACCCTCGTCGCCGGTATCGGTGGCCGCGGAATCCGTGTCGACATCGTCGACACCGACCGCTGA
- a CDS encoding [protein-PII] uridylyltransferase, with protein sequence MAATDLAQARRQLLTSARSGKLDAPGLRQVLVDLHEFWLNSKGAELGITADSGLSIVAVGGLGRGELLPFSDLDLILLHDDLPAATVSEVADGLWYPLWDANIPLDHSVRTVPQALSVAADDVTAALGLLEARHLVGDEDLSTLLIGGVRQQWRAQISTRFPDVVTHAQDRWRRAGDIAHRAEPDLKSGRGGLRDVQLLGALAVAQLTDGVSQARSESAGSGPQAAYLRLLDIRTELHRIAGRPREQVRAQDADEIGAALRIGDRFDLARSISDAARTISYSIDVGLRTAGNALPRRGLAKLRRPPVRRPLDEGVVEHHGEVVLARNAIPSRDPGLILRVAASSARTGLPISASTLSRLADYAPELREPWPKEALSDLIVLLGSGHHMVDPIEALDRTGLWGRLIPEWGAVRDLPPRDAIHSWTVDRHLVETASYASAMTTRVTRPDLLVLGALIHDLGKGRGADHSIVGAELAIQLGNRMGLWPQDVTILSEMVRHHLLLPSVATRRDLEDPATAQFVVDTLGGNRVLLELLAALAEADSLATGPGVWGDWKSSLILDLVRRCLRLIDGATPVAVEPLSPEQRDLAEAGGFAVEISQAEGLHTYTVTMVAPDRPGLLSKMAGVLGLHGLRAQSASVRGHAGSAVNTFVVVPRFGSPPEAGLMRQQLIAAVEGKVDVLARLDAREAESPIPTIASISEGIGALAGASASAGSTDPAVDGAGHAKFAVPALFAVAPARILWSGVETSGTGEPDRDGEPDTGGRGEGVESGRRGGGDGGQAILELRVDDRIGLLSRVSAVLESHGVDVRWAKVATLGNTVVDTFCIRRSDPELSIDDPGFRAEVEADILRVCPQPQPRVEPEAGNGPGTTGGTSRSGVPIS encoded by the coding sequence ATGGCAGCAACAGACCTTGCCCAGGCAAGACGCCAACTGCTCACCTCGGCGCGCTCGGGCAAACTCGACGCACCCGGCCTACGGCAGGTGCTCGTCGACCTGCACGAGTTCTGGCTCAACAGCAAGGGTGCCGAGCTCGGAATCACGGCCGACAGCGGGCTGTCGATCGTCGCGGTCGGCGGCCTCGGCCGTGGTGAATTGCTGCCGTTCTCCGATCTGGACCTGATCCTGCTGCATGATGATCTGCCCGCGGCCACGGTGTCGGAGGTGGCCGACGGACTGTGGTATCCCCTGTGGGACGCGAACATTCCGCTCGATCATTCGGTGCGCACGGTCCCGCAGGCGCTGTCGGTGGCCGCCGACGACGTCACCGCCGCGCTCGGGCTGTTGGAGGCCCGGCACCTCGTCGGCGACGAGGATCTGTCCACACTGCTGATCGGCGGGGTGCGTCAGCAGTGGCGGGCCCAGATCAGCACACGGTTCCCCGACGTGGTGACCCACGCCCAGGATCGTTGGCGCCGGGCCGGTGACATCGCCCATCGCGCCGAACCCGACCTCAAGAGCGGTCGCGGCGGGCTGCGCGATGTGCAGTTGCTCGGGGCATTGGCGGTGGCACAGCTGACCGACGGGGTCTCCCAGGCCCGGTCGGAGTCGGCGGGTTCGGGTCCGCAGGCGGCCTACCTGCGGCTCCTCGACATCCGCACTGAACTGCACCGGATCGCGGGCAGGCCGCGCGAGCAGGTCCGCGCGCAGGACGCAGACGAGATCGGCGCGGCGTTGCGGATCGGCGACAGGTTCGATCTGGCGCGCTCGATCAGCGATGCCGCCCGCACCATCAGCTACTCCATCGACGTGGGTCTGCGCACCGCGGGAAACGCGCTGCCGCGACGGGGGCTGGCCAAGCTCCGGCGGCCGCCCGTGCGCCGCCCACTCGACGAGGGCGTGGTGGAGCACCACGGCGAGGTCGTGTTGGCGCGCAACGCGATTCCGAGCCGTGACCCGGGGCTGATCCTGCGGGTGGCGGCCTCGTCGGCACGTACGGGTCTGCCGATCAGTGCCTCGACGCTGAGCAGGCTGGCCGACTACGCGCCGGAACTGCGCGAACCGTGGCCGAAGGAGGCGCTCAGCGACCTCATCGTGCTACTCGGATCCGGTCACCACATGGTCGACCCGATCGAGGCGCTGGACCGGACGGGACTGTGGGGCAGGCTGATTCCCGAGTGGGGAGCGGTTCGTGACCTGCCGCCGCGTGATGCGATCCATTCGTGGACCGTCGACCGCCATCTGGTGGAGACCGCCTCGTACGCGAGCGCGATGACCACCCGCGTCACCCGGCCCGACCTGCTGGTCCTGGGCGCCCTGATCCACGACCTGGGCAAAGGCCGCGGCGCCGACCACAGCATCGTCGGTGCCGAACTGGCCATCCAGCTGGGCAACCGGATGGGGCTGTGGCCGCAGGACGTGACGATTCTGTCGGAGATGGTGCGTCATCATCTGCTGCTGCCGTCGGTGGCCACCCGCCGCGACCTGGAGGATCCCGCGACGGCCCAGTTCGTCGTCGACACCCTCGGCGGCAATCGGGTGCTGCTGGAGCTGCTGGCGGCGCTGGCCGAGGCCGACTCGCTGGCCACCGGTCCCGGGGTGTGGGGGGACTGGAAGTCGTCGCTGATCCTCGATCTTGTGCGTCGGTGCCTGCGGCTCATCGACGGTGCCACGCCCGTGGCGGTCGAGCCGTTGTCGCCGGAACAGCGCGATCTGGCCGAGGCCGGAGGGTTCGCGGTCGAGATTTCCCAGGCGGAGGGACTGCACACCTACACGGTCACGATGGTGGCCCCCGACCGGCCCGGGCTGCTGTCCAAGATGGCCGGTGTGCTGGGCCTGCACGGTCTGCGCGCGCAGTCGGCATCGGTACGCGGCCACGCCGGCAGCGCCGTCAACACCTTCGTGGTGGTACCCCGGTTCGGCAGCCCGCCCGAGGCCGGGCTGATGCGTCAGCAGCTGATCGCCGCCGTCGAGGGCAAGGTCGATGTGCTGGCCAGGCTGGACGCGCGCGAGGCCGAATCGCCGATCCCGACCATCGCCAGCATCTCCGAAGGCATCGGCGCGCTCGCCGGGGCATCGGCATCGGCGGGCAGCACCGATCCCGCGGTGGACGGTGCCGGACACGCCAAGTTCGCCGTCCCGGCGCTGTTCGCCGTGGCACCCGCCCGGATTCTGTGGTCGGGGGTCGAGACATCCGGCACCGGCGAGCCGGACCGGGATGGCGAGCCGGACACGGGGGGGCGGGGCGAGGGTGTCGAGTCCGGTCGCCGGGGAGGCGGCGACGGCGGGCAGGCCATCCTGGAACTGCGTGTGGACGACCGGATCGGGTTGCTCAGCCGGGTCAGCGCGGTGCTCGAATCGCACGGTGTGGATGTGCGCTGGGCCAAGGTCGCCACCCTCGGCAACACGGTGGTCGACACGTTCTGCATCCGGCGCTCGGACCCGGAGCTGAGCATCGACGATCCAGGGTTCCGCGCGGAGGTGGAGGCCGATATCCTCCGGGTCTGCCCGCAGCCCCAGCCGCGCGTCGAACCGGAGGCGGGCAACGGCCCGGGCACCACCGGCGGAACCTCCCGCTCAGGTGTGCCGATCAGCTGA